A single genomic interval of Lacrimispora sphenoides JCM 1415 harbors:
- a CDS encoding MurR/RpiR family transcriptional regulator has protein sequence MRDENEERRIAGMVDLSKLTAGKNLTEVEDSVLRYIIEHMDSMLKMGVRGVAKENYTSTSTIMRLTKKLGYSGFVDMYYKLLPLVNRARDNEDAGMQFINSFCSNSLLKYNSYEDIREFARRLGQLDVGYVFLYATGFSAIPVEYLTKKLLVLGIKCIYSNGMDSIGVFENNLENMKMLIVVSRSGETDWVADRVKTARENGIFTVSFTNEAENRVSSITDMQFRIEDSNKLDDRNMMANTFFPNVFMLMELLIYEYHKVLQNMDKKEE, from the coding sequence ATGAGAGACGAGAATGAGGAAAGAAGGATAGCAGGAATGGTGGATTTAAGCAAACTGACAGCGGGAAAGAACCTGACTGAGGTGGAGGACAGTGTTCTCCGTTATATCATTGAACACATGGATTCCATGCTTAAAATGGGGGTGAGGGGAGTTGCAAAGGAAAATTACACCTCCACCTCAACCATTATGCGCCTGACAAAAAAGCTGGGCTACAGCGGGTTTGTGGACATGTATTACAAGCTGCTGCCGCTTGTAAACCGGGCCAGGGACAATGAGGATGCCGGAATGCAGTTTATCAACAGCTTTTGCTCTAACTCTCTTTTAAAGTATAATTCCTATGAAGACATCCGGGAATTTGCCAGGCGCCTGGGCCAACTGGATGTAGGTTACGTATTTTTGTACGCAACCGGCTTTTCCGCCATTCCTGTGGAATATTTAACAAAAAAACTTCTTGTCCTTGGGATAAAATGCATTTACTCCAATGGGATGGATTCCATCGGTGTTTTTGAAAACAATCTGGAGAATATGAAAATGCTTATTGTAGTTTCCAGGTCAGGAGAAACGGACTGGGTAGCAGACCGGGTGAAAACTGCCAGAGAGAACGGCATTTTTACCGTGTCCTTTACCAATGAGGCGGAAAACCGGGTCAGTTCCATAACAGATATGCAGTTTCGCATAGAGGATAGCAATAAGCTGGATGACAGAAATATGATGGCAAACACATTTTTCCCAAATGTGTTCATGCTGATGGAGCTTTTAATCTACGAATATCATAAGGTACTTCAAAATATGGATAAAAAAGAAGAATAA
- a CDS encoding 3-deoxy-7-phosphoheptulonate synthase has product MGFQYVNNLPSPEEIKERFPLPAEFKALKIERDQAISDVLTGKSDKFLVIIGPCSADNEESVSDYVNRLVKVQEKTKDRLILIPRIYTNKPRTTGEGYKGMLHQPDPEKKPDMHEGLIAIRRMHMNVFLETGLSTADEMLYPENLGYLDDIMSYIAIGARSVENQQHRLTSSACDVAVGMKNPTSGDMSVMLNSVVAAQQAHDFTYRGWEVRSKGNPLAHTILRGAVNKHGQCIPNYHFEDLFLLHEMYSRRNLQNPACIVDTNHSNSNKKYKEQFRISKEVLHSRKHSPEIRSLVKGLMIESYIEPGSQKVGEGIYGKSITDPCLGWEDSERLIYEIAENA; this is encoded by the coding sequence ATGGGATTTCAATACGTAAACAATCTGCCAAGCCCGGAAGAAATTAAGGAACGCTTTCCACTTCCAGCAGAATTTAAAGCCCTTAAAATAGAACGCGATCAAGCCATCAGCGATGTACTCACAGGAAAAAGCGATAAATTCCTTGTTATTATCGGTCCTTGCTCCGCTGACAATGAGGAGTCTGTTTCTGATTATGTAAACCGGCTTGTGAAGGTACAGGAAAAGACAAAAGACCGTCTGATCCTCATCCCGAGAATTTATACCAATAAACCCAGAACCACGGGAGAAGGATACAAGGGAATGCTTCACCAGCCTGATCCGGAAAAAAAACCGGACATGCACGAAGGTCTCATTGCCATCCGCAGGATGCACATGAATGTGTTCCTTGAAACCGGTTTATCCACAGCAGATGAGATGCTGTATCCGGAAAACCTGGGATATCTTGATGATATTATGTCTTACATTGCCATTGGTGCCCGTTCCGTGGAAAACCAGCAGCACCGTCTGACTTCCAGTGCCTGTGACGTTGCCGTGGGCATGAAAAATCCTACCAGCGGAGACATGTCCGTTATGCTTAACTCCGTAGTGGCCGCACAGCAGGCCCATGATTTCACCTACAGAGGTTGGGAAGTGAGAAGCAAGGGCAATCCATTGGCCCACACCATCCTAAGAGGTGCGGTCAACAAGCACGGCCAGTGCATCCCCAACTACCATTTTGAAGATTTATTCCTTCTTCATGAGATGTACAGCCGCCGCAATCTCCAGAACCCGGCCTGCATCGTGGACACCAACCACTCCAATTCCAACAAGAAATATAAGGAGCAGTTCCGTATTTCCAAGGAAGTCCTGCACAGCAGAAAGCATTCCCCGGAAATCCGTTCCCTGGTAAAAGGCCTGATGATTGAAAGCTACATTGAGCCGGGCAGCCAGAAAGTTGGAGAAGGCATTTACGGAAAATCCATCACCGATCCCTGTCTGGGATGGGAAGATTCCGAGCGTCTGATCTATGAAATTGCTGAAAATGCATAA
- the hisF gene encoding imidazole glycerol phosphate synthase subunit HisF: MLTKRIIPCLDVKDGRVVKGVNFVNLQDAGDPVEIAAAYDRAGADELVFLDITASSDNRNTVVDMVRRVAEKVFIPFTVGGGIRTVEDFRMLLREGADKISINSSAINTPQLISDAAGKFGRQCVVVAIDARRRKDGSGWNVFKNGGRIDTGLDAVEWAMKADSLGAGEILLTSMDCDGTKAGYDDELNRIIAEHVSVPVIASGGAGTMEHFHHALTEGKADAALAASLFHYKELEIMELKRYLEVMGVPVRI, from the coding sequence ATGCTTACGAAGAGGATCATTCCATGTTTGGATGTGAAGGACGGAAGAGTAGTAAAGGGTGTTAATTTCGTAAATTTACAGGATGCCGGGGATCCGGTGGAGATTGCAGCGGCTTATGACAGGGCCGGCGCCGATGAGCTGGTGTTCCTTGATATCACCGCGTCCTCTGACAACCGGAATACGGTGGTGGATATGGTGCGCCGGGTGGCGGAAAAGGTATTTATCCCCTTTACTGTTGGCGGCGGGATCCGCACGGTGGAGGATTTTAGAATGCTTTTAAGAGAAGGTGCGGATAAGATATCCATTAATTCCTCAGCCATCAATACTCCTCAGCTGATCTCCGACGCAGCAGGCAAATTCGGACGCCAATGCGTGGTGGTTGCCATTGATGCCAGAAGGCGGAAGGATGGAAGTGGCTGGAACGTATTTAAGAACGGCGGCCGGATCGATACCGGACTGGATGCGGTAGAATGGGCCATGAAGGCAGACAGCCTTGGTGCAGGAGAGATCCTCCTCACCAGCATGGACTGTGACGGAACGAAGGCAGGATATGATGATGAGTTAAACCGCATCATAGCAGAGCATGTTTCCGTGCCGGTGATCGCTTCAGGAGGTGCAGGCACGATGGAGCATTTCCATCACGCACTGACGGAAGGAAAGGCAGATGCTGCTTTAGCGGCCTCCCTGTTTCATTACAAGGAGCTGGAGATCATGGAATTAAAACGGTATTTGGAAGTCATGGGAGTACCGGTGAGGATTTAA
- a CDS encoding undecaprenyl-diphosphate phosphatase — MNIIEILKVIVLGIVEGFTEWLPISSTGHMILVDEIIHLNQPSAFKNMFLVVIQLGAILAVLVLYFDKLNPFSVRKKPAQKQATLVLWSKIILACIPAAVIGFLVDDILDEYLMNGYVVAATLILYGVLFIIIENRNQYRSFEVQKVGDISYQTALWIGLFQLLALIPGTSRSGATILGAMILGCSRAASAEFSFFLGIPVMFGASLLKVVKYGMNFTGPQVFYLILGMVIAFVVSVYSIKFLMGYIRQHDFKFFGYYRIVLGAVVLLYFTITAFLG, encoded by the coding sequence ATGAATATCATTGAGATTTTAAAAGTAATTGTTCTTGGAATTGTGGAGGGCTTTACAGAGTGGCTGCCCATAAGCAGTACGGGCCACATGATCCTGGTAGATGAGATTATACACTTAAATCAGCCGAGTGCATTTAAAAATATGTTTTTGGTTGTCATTCAGCTGGGGGCGATTCTGGCGGTGCTGGTTTTGTATTTTGACAAGCTTAACCCCTTTTCCGTCAGGAAAAAACCGGCGCAGAAGCAGGCCACTCTGGTTCTATGGTCAAAGATCATCTTAGCCTGTATTCCCGCAGCAGTGATCGGGTTCCTGGTGGATGATATCCTTGATGAGTATCTGATGAACGGCTATGTAGTGGCGGCGACCCTGATCCTTTATGGTGTGCTGTTTATCATCATTGAGAACAGGAACCAGTACCGGAGCTTTGAAGTTCAGAAGGTGGGAGATATCTCTTACCAGACAGCTCTTTGGATCGGACTGTTTCAGCTTCTGGCCCTGATTCCGGGTACCTCACGTTCCGGTGCCACCATTCTCGGCGCCATGATCCTGGGCTGTTCCCGGGCGGCTTCCGCAGAGTTTTCCTTTTTCCTGGGAATACCGGTGATGTTTGGAGCCAGCCTTTTAAAGGTTGTGAAATATGGAATGAATTTTACCGGACCTCAGGTCTTCTATCTGATTTTAGGCATGGTGATTGCTTTTGTAGTTTCTGTTTATTCGATTAAGTTCTTAATGGGATATATCAGACAGCATGATTTTAAATTCTTCGGATATTACAGAATTGTATTGGGAGCAGTGGTGCTTTTGTATTTTACCATTACTGCTTTCCTTGGTTAA
- the ung gene encoding uracil-DNA glycosylase has protein sequence MGAIENDWLEPLSEEFKKPYYRELYQKVKHEYEKTQVFPDPNDIFNAFQFTPLSNAKVVILGQDPYHNNGQAHGLCFSVKPDVDIPPSLVNIYQELREDLGCEVPNNGYLKKWADQGVMLLNTVLTVRAHAANSHQGIGWETFTDAAIKILNKQDRPMVFLLWGRPAQNKKVMLTNPRHLILEAPHPSPLSAYRGFFGCKHFSRTNAYLKENGLEPIDWQIENI, from the coding sequence ATGGGAGCAATTGAGAACGACTGGCTGGAACCCTTAAGCGAAGAGTTTAAAAAGCCATATTACAGGGAACTTTATCAGAAAGTGAAGCATGAATATGAAAAGACCCAGGTCTTTCCTGACCCAAACGACATTTTTAACGCGTTTCAGTTCACGCCTCTTTCCAATGCAAAGGTAGTGATTTTAGGTCAGGATCCTTATCATAATAATGGGCAGGCCCACGGGCTTTGTTTTTCCGTAAAGCCAGATGTGGATATTCCTCCGTCCCTTGTTAATATTTATCAGGAGCTTCGGGAAGATCTTGGCTGTGAGGTTCCAAATAACGGATATTTAAAAAAGTGGGCAGATCAGGGGGTCATGCTCCTAAATACGGTGCTTACGGTGCGTGCCCATGCAGCCAATTCCCACCAGGGGATCGGCTGGGAGACCTTTACGGATGCAGCCATTAAAATTTTAAATAAACAGGACCGGCCTATGGTATTCCTTTTATGGGGACGCCCGGCCCAGAATAAGAAGGTCATGTTAACAAACCCAAGGCACCTCATTCTGGAGGCGCCTCATCCCAGCCCTCTTTCCGCTTACAGGGGATTCTTTGGCTGTAAACACTTTAGCAGAACCAATGCCTATTTAAAGGAAAATGGGTTGGAGCCTATTGACTGGCAGATTGAAAATATTTAA
- the hisH gene encoding imidazole glycerol phosphate synthase subunit HisH, which translates to MIAIIDYDAGNLKSVEKALTALGEKPVVSREKEILLSADKVILPGVGSFGDAMEKLHQYELVDVIHQVISKGTPFLGICLGLQLFFESSGECEGVRGLSLLPGKIVKFPETPGLKVPHMGWNRLDIKPGTRLFKGIDSGAYVYFVHSYYLEAGRESDVAASATYGIKFGASVEHDNLFACQFHPEKSGDTGLTILKNFIELT; encoded by the coding sequence ATGATAGCGATAATCGACTACGATGCTGGAAACTTAAAAAGTGTGGAGAAAGCACTGACCGCATTGGGAGAAAAGCCTGTGGTAAGCCGGGAAAAGGAGATCCTCCTTTCTGCGGACAAGGTGATTCTTCCGGGTGTTGGTTCTTTTGGCGATGCGATGGAAAAGCTTCATCAGTATGAGCTGGTGGATGTGATCCATCAGGTGATTTCAAAAGGAACGCCTTTTCTCGGGATATGCCTTGGGCTTCAGCTTTTCTTTGAAAGCAGCGGAGAATGCGAAGGGGTCAGGGGACTTTCCCTGCTTCCTGGTAAGATCGTGAAATTTCCGGAGACACCGGGGCTTAAAGTCCCTCATATGGGCTGGAACCGTCTGGATATAAAGCCTGGTACAAGACTTTTTAAAGGAATTGATTCCGGGGCATATGTGTATTTTGTCCATTCATATTATTTAGAAGCGGGACGGGAATCTGATGTAGCTGCTTCTGCAACCTATGGAATAAAGTTTGGGGCATCGGTGGAACATGATAATCTTTTTGCCTGCCAGTTCCATCCCGAGAAGAGCGGTGATACTGGCCTTACTATTCTGAAAAATTTCATTGAATTGACTTAA
- a CDS encoding 6-phospho-alpha-glucosidase — MKKFSIVIAGGGSTYTPGIVMMMMDNLHRFPIRSLKLYDNDGERQETLAKAIGIVMKEIAPEVEFSYTTDPKEAFTDVDFCMAHIRVGKYAMRELDEKIPMKYHVVGQETCGPGGIAYGMRSIGGMMELIDFMEKYSPDCWMLNYSNPASIVAEACRVLKPNSKVLNICDMPVGTKRRMGYIVGRDPKDMDVKYFGLNHFGWWTSVKDKDGTDLMPQLLDYVSKNGYLTEKAVETQHMDESWQLTHKKAADLLKLEPDFLPNTYLKYYLYPDYVVEHTDPNHTRANEVIEGREKEVFSAARAIIQAGTAKGGEFSIDNHASFIVDLACAIGFNTREQMLCIVENKGAISNFDPTAMVEVPCLVGNEGPEPLCQGNIPTFEKGMMEEQLAVERLVVEAWIEGSYLKLWQALTLSKTVPSASVAKQILDDLIEANKEYWPELK; from the coding sequence GTGAAAAAATTCTCAATCGTAATCGCAGGAGGCGGGAGTACTTATACGCCAGGTATTGTAATGATGATGATGGATAACCTGCATCGTTTTCCTATACGTTCTTTAAAGCTTTACGACAATGACGGAGAGCGTCAGGAAACCTTGGCAAAGGCCATAGGAATCGTTATGAAGGAAATTGCACCGGAGGTGGAATTTTCCTATACAACGGATCCTAAGGAAGCCTTTACTGATGTGGATTTCTGTATGGCTCATATCCGTGTGGGCAAATATGCCATGCGGGAGCTGGATGAAAAAATTCCAATGAAATACCATGTGGTTGGACAGGAGACCTGCGGTCCCGGTGGAATCGCATATGGGATGAGAAGCATTGGCGGTATGATGGAGTTAATTGATTTTATGGAAAAATATTCTCCGGACTGCTGGATGCTTAATTACTCCAATCCTGCTTCTATCGTAGCAGAGGCCTGCCGTGTGTTAAAGCCTAATTCCAAGGTATTAAATATCTGCGACATGCCGGTGGGAACCAAGAGACGTATGGGCTATATTGTAGGCAGGGATCCCAAGGACATGGATGTAAAGTATTTCGGACTGAACCATTTTGGCTGGTGGACCAGCGTAAAGGATAAGGATGGGACAGACTTGATGCCGCAGCTTTTGGATTATGTGTCTAAAAACGGGTATCTGACTGAAAAGGCTGTGGAGACTCAGCATATGGATGAAAGCTGGCAGCTGACCCATAAAAAGGCGGCAGATTTATTAAAGCTGGAACCAGATTTTCTTCCTAATACCTATTTAAAATACTACCTTTACCCGGATTATGTGGTGGAACACACCGATCCCAATCATACCAGAGCCAATGAGGTGATAGAGGGAAGAGAAAAAGAAGTGTTTAGCGCCGCAAGAGCCATCATTCAGGCAGGGACCGCAAAAGGCGGAGAGTTCTCCATAGACAATCACGCTTCCTTTATTGTGGATCTGGCCTGCGCGATTGGATTCAATACCCGTGAGCAGATGCTCTGCATCGTGGAAAATAAAGGAGCTATCTCTAATTTTGACCCTACCGCCATGGTAGAAGTTCCTTGCCTGGTGGGGAATGAAGGGCCTGAGCCTTTGTGCCAGGGAAACATTCCAACCTTTGAAAAGGGCATGATGGAAGAGCAGCTTGCAGTGGAACGTCTGGTGGTAGAAGCCTGGATCGAGGGAAGCTATTTAAAGCTGTGGCAGGCCCTGACCTTATCAAAGACTGTGCCAAGCGCCTCTGTTGCAAAACAGATTTTAGATGATCTGATAGAGGCCAATAAAGAATATTGGCCGGAATTAAAGTAA
- a CDS encoding PTS transporter subunit EIIC, protein MKDKVMDQLQRFSKAMFIPVLILPIAGILIAVGNLFTNAKLLELLPFMDNPVTKGFGTILSGSLVSILNNLGLIFCVGLAAGLANKKKYEAGFTGLLGFLVFINAMNKFMTLTGILFTGESLRGTGQAMVLGVQILDMGVFLGIILGIVTAMVHNRFCETEFQNAFQIYGGSRFVFIVLIPVTVLLAVLLTYVWPFVQMGITSLGGFINRSGNFGIFIYGALERLLIPTGLHHLVYTPFLYTSLGGIETIGGQVFEGARNIYYAEIADPSIQVLSRSVIWDARGISKMFGLMGACLAMYHTARPENRNKIKAILIPAAFTSFIAGVTEPIEFSFMFVAPVLFIVHAGLSGLSMVVLNILNVRAIGPNGFLDFLLFNVPLGIQKTGWPMYIVTGLIFFVVYYAIFRLLITKLNLKTLGRETEGMEMKLHTKAEYKEKVASEKEGKDADDVDAALIIKALGGAGNIEKVDNCFTRLRLILTDPDLVLEDVLKNGTGANGVVKKGNNVQVIYGLKVTAVRRAVDEELGNGESN, encoded by the coding sequence ATGAAAGATAAAGTGATGGATCAGTTGCAGCGCTTTTCAAAAGCAATGTTCATCCCGGTTTTGATCCTGCCCATCGCAGGTATTTTAATCGCTGTGGGAAACTTATTTACCAATGCAAAATTGCTGGAGCTTCTGCCCTTTATGGACAATCCGGTGACAAAGGGCTTTGGCACCATTTTGTCCGGTTCCCTGGTTTCGATCTTAAACAACCTGGGGCTGATTTTCTGTGTGGGACTTGCAGCCGGGCTTGCCAATAAGAAGAAATATGAGGCTGGTTTTACCGGTCTTTTAGGATTTCTGGTATTCATTAACGCCATGAACAAGTTCATGACCCTGACGGGGATCCTGTTTACAGGGGAATCTTTAAGGGGAACGGGTCAGGCCATGGTCCTTGGCGTACAGATCCTGGACATGGGCGTGTTCCTTGGAATTATTCTGGGAATCGTAACGGCCATGGTCCATAACCGGTTTTGTGAAACAGAATTTCAAAATGCGTTCCAGATTTACGGTGGTTCCAGGTTTGTATTCATCGTATTGATTCCAGTGACCGTTTTACTGGCTGTGCTCCTTACTTATGTATGGCCTTTTGTCCAGATGGGAATCACCAGCCTTGGAGGATTCATTAATCGTTCCGGAAACTTCGGGATCTTTATTTACGGTGCCCTGGAACGTCTTTTAATACCAACAGGCCTTCATCATCTGGTCTATACCCCGTTTTTATATACCTCTCTTGGAGGCATTGAAACCATAGGGGGGCAGGTGTTTGAGGGTGCAAGGAACATTTATTATGCAGAAATCGCAGACCCTTCCATTCAGGTACTGTCCCGGTCAGTGATATGGGATGCAAGAGGTATTTCCAAAATGTTCGGCCTTATGGGTGCCTGTCTTGCCATGTATCATACGGCTAGACCGGAAAACCGTAATAAGATAAAAGCCATTCTGATTCCTGCTGCATTCACTTCTTTCATTGCAGGTGTTACAGAGCCTATTGAATTTTCCTTTATGTTCGTGGCTCCGGTCCTGTTTATTGTTCATGCGGGGTTAAGCGGACTCAGCATGGTAGTTCTTAATATATTGAATGTCCGTGCCATCGGTCCTAACGGCTTTTTGGATTTCCTGCTTTTCAATGTACCTCTGGGAATTCAAAAAACCGGATGGCCCATGTATATCGTTACAGGCCTTATATTTTTTGTAGTCTATTATGCCATATTCCGCCTTCTCATTACAAAACTGAATTTAAAGACTCTGGGACGGGAAACAGAAGGAATGGAAATGAAGCTTCACACCAAGGCGGAATATAAAGAAAAGGTTGCTTCTGAAAAAGAGGGAAAAGACGCCGATGATGTGGATGCCGCGTTGATTATAAAAGCCCTGGGCGGAGCAGGTAATATTGAAAAAGTGGATAACTGCTTCACCCGTCTTCGCCTGATCCTTACAGATCCGGACCTGGTACTGGAGGATGTGCTGAAAAACGGCACCGGAGCCAATGGTGTGGTGAAAAAGGGCAATAACGTTCAGGTAATTTATGGGTTAAAGGTTACTGCTGTAAGAAGGGCTGTCGATGAGGAGCTGGGAAACGGCGAGAGTAACTAA
- a CDS encoding HPr family phosphocarrier protein, whose amino-acid sequence MRTIEVDIQLRYTPIPLALLINTANAFDCDIYIDYGLTKVNVKNYDEMKKGLNTQNRNLQFNFDGIDELAAEGRIEMLFQP is encoded by the coding sequence ATGCGGACCATTGAAGTCGATATCCAGCTGCGTTACACCCCCATTCCCCTCGCGCTTTTAATCAACACCGCTAATGCCTTTGACTGTGATATCTATATTGACTACGGTTTAACAAAGGTGAATGTCAAGAACTACGACGAGATGAAAAAAGGGCTTAACACGCAGAACCGGAACTTACAATTTAATTTCGACGGCATTGATGAGCTGGCCGCCGAAGGACGGATCGAGATGCTGTTTCAACCGTAA